In the Rhinolophus ferrumequinum isolate MPI-CBG mRhiFer1 chromosome 12, mRhiFer1_v1.p, whole genome shotgun sequence genome, TTGCTTCTTGTCTTAGCTCCCAGGGCTATTTCTGAGCAGTAGAGGTTATAAGTACTCACTGAACAACCAGTTCCAAGTCCTGTCATCAAATCCTATGCTCCTGTTCCAAATGGTAAGTTTTCTTATGGAagtattaaaacatatataaattcacctgtagaaggaaaaaatatatttttgtgaacaCAGGGTTAATTAGTCTTTACTGTTTTATCATACTGAAAAAATCAGAAGTCTATTTGCCTGGTAGGACTGTTGAGAATTATTTAGTCAAACAAGTAAGATGCTTTGCATCAGCTCAgaatttattgttatttgttaCAATTTTATCCTTAGACCATATATTTAAGTGCTGTATGGTTAAACACAATGGTAAGTTTTAATAGAGTATGGATTATGGATATGAAAATAATCTTAGTGAATATCGTTTTCtaactacattttaaattataatctgATTATTAACATAATAATCACTGTTTAGTGTGTGTCTATCATAGGTCTGACATTATGATTTACAAATGTTaatcatgtaatcctcacaacaaccctgtaagatAGATGGTGgtgttgacattttaaagatgaaaagactGGGtgagagaagttaagaaatttaTATTAGATCACAGAGCTTGTAATTTGACAGAGCTAACTTTCAAACCTTTTGCTTTTCTCATACCATTTGATTGCTTATGGTATTTAAATTTTGGCTGTGTAGAAAGTCAAAGAATTTTAAGATGCTGaagtgagaaaaatcaaaaggGTATAGTTATACCTGTTTGTGCAATAATGTACAGAATTATAGAGACTATACGTTCACtgaattgtaaattttttttttttttttttttagattacagctgtatatttttcagtttaaagaaaTGAGTGTGACTAATATTGCACTAAGAGTTGAAACCTGGCTTTTAGCTACATGGCATGTTAAAGTACCTCTAATGTGGTTGGAAGCTTGTGTTAACTGgattcaagaagaaaatgaaaatgttaatttgagTCAGGCACAAATGAATAAACAGGTGTTTGAGCAATGGCTCCTTACCGATCTGAGAGATTTGGAGCATCCTATTTTACCTGATAGCATTTTAGAAGTTCCAAAAGGAGAACTGAATGGATTTTTCGCTCTGCAGATTAATTCATTGGTTGATGTAAGTCAACCTGCATATTCTCAGATacaaaaattgagaggaaagaaTAGTACAAATGACCTAATTACAGCTGAAACGCAAGTAACCCCAAAACCTTGGGAAGCAAAGCCTTCACGAATGTTGATGCTACAGTTGACTGATGGGATTGTACAAATGCAGGGAATGGAATATCAGCCTATTCCAGCTCTTCATAGTCATCTTCCTCCAGGTACAAAAATTTTGATTTATGGAAACATTTCTTTCCGTCTTGGTGTTCTCTTATTGAAACCAGAAAATGTGAAGGTATTGGGAGGAGAAGTGGATGCTCTTTTAGAGGACTTTGCACAAGAAAAAGTACTTGGAAGATTAATTGGGGAAACTGATCCTATAGTTTCGATCATACCAAATAATTCTAACCAAAGCATCCCCAGAATTACAGATGATCGAGGTCTTGTGTTAGAGCCTTCTGATGAAGAACTCTTGGCAAGTCTTGATGAAAATGATGAGCTTGCAGCAAATGACACCTCCTTGGAAAGAAGATGTTTCAGCACAGGTAGTTCTTCAAATACGATTCCCACAAGACAGTCAGGTTTTGAACCAGGACTTGTTATTTCTCCAAGACTCAATGAAAAACCACCAAATCAATCTGTGCATTTCACTGATGGGGAATTAGatgacttttcattggctgaggCCTTGCTTTTGGAAGAAGCTGTCCAGAAAGAACAAGTGGAGACTAAAGAATTGCAGCCATTGACTTTGAACAGAATCACAGATGATAGTATAGAGAGATCTTTAGATAAACCTAATACTCcaagtaatttttctttgatttccaaaaatggaaataattggaatgaaaaaaatttatctGAACAAATGACTAATGAAGACAAATCTTTTAGTCGTCTATCTCCTAGAGACCACAACAATAGTGTGTTTTCAGTTAATCGTAATGTATCCCTTCCccataattttacaaataaagttaaGCACTCAGAGACagataataaagtaaaacaaaccaTCGGCAGTTCAGAGGGACATTCCTTAAATAATAAGATATTAAATGGAGAAATAGTCAGTTATGTACCAGAAAGGAGTTCacaaatttctaatgaaaatgatCACCATTTACAGAATTGTTCTTTAAGATCATCAGAGAACAGCACTAATCTTTTCATTGCCATGGATTTGTATTCTCCACCctttatctatttgtctgttctaATGGCCAACAAACCAAAGGAAGTTACAACAGTGAAAGTCAAAGCATTTATTGTAACCTTAACTGGAAATCTCTCAAGTTCTGGTGGCATTTGGAGTGTAACAGCAAAGATTTCTGATGGTACTGCATATCTAGATGTAGACTTTGTAGATGAAATAATTACTAGTCTGATAGGGTTTTCAGTactagaaatgaaaaagttaaaaaaggatCCTCTTCAGTATCAAAAGTTCCTGGAAGGTTTGCAGAACTGTCAGAGAGAGCTAATAGATTTGTGCTGTCTAATGACTATTTCGTTTAATCCCTCCTTGTCTAAAGTAATGGTACTGGCATTACAAGATGTTAATGCAGAACACCTTGAGAACCTAAAGAAGcgattgaataaataatttactaaaatagtattagaaaacaaatatttagaattaaatttgtccttttatttttgaaactttctttttataaaaaggaataaggaaGTTTCATGActaatttcaatttcatttaaaaatgtttaatcatgtttgtgtttttaggtttttaaaataaattttttatcaCAATTGTTAGATGAAGGAATTTGGTGACTACTGTTTTTGAGAAGTTTGTTTTCCGCGCATAAGATGACtgttggggtggccagttagctcaggtggttagagcacaatgctcataacaccaaggttgccggtttgatccccacatggtccactgtgagctgcgccctccacaactagattgaaacaactacttgacttggagctgatgggtcctggaaaaatacacttaaaataaatttttaaaaaattgctgaagTATTATACTGGTGTTTACTGAGTGTGTCATATTGTTGAAAGTTCACAATTATGAATAGGTTAAGTACTCTAATATGTTGAGTACTCAAAAAGATTTGTTTATATTATacttaggaaaatgtaaatccaGTAAATCAGAATGTCAGGTTTTTAGATGCCAATTGTTTtgctggtttttattttgctcttgtaAATGTCTGGCATGTTTAAGTGAAATATTATGTTAACAAAATACCATTTCAGAGAGTATATTGAATggttaaaaattattcttagtttcaaggataatttattttaaaaggcttaGTGAAAACTTCATTATTAAGGTGTggtaagtatttcattttttttgggcTAAAATAAGGTATTTATCCATGTCTTTAGGTGTTATCCCCTTTCTGAATTAGCTCTACATGTAAGCCTCTCGTTCTTTTTTGGAAGTGCTGACTGTTTTTTCAAAGGGAGACTTTTACCactttttcactttgcttttaaaaagtcatatttgaaagttaaagttatttttatcaatatttaataattttaaagtcttgaattttaaaacattaaacataaagaataaaatgatgactccttttattttagttaaaataatgcAATAGGAAAATATCTGGaagataaatacatatataaaatatagacatagtagaaaaatatttttaaaatcttttgtctttgtttgaaGGATGATAATCAGAGTTCAAGGCACAACACAGATTTTGCTGATGTATGCCCTAATAGTAACCTCTTCTATGTAGTACTTGCATAGCTCTTTTACTATAAGAGATCTAAATGAGATggcattgtttttcttctgaatgttCTTTTCTTGTACTCTATCTCTGTGAGTAGTATTTGAAAGCTGAGTTTAgatcttattttctcttcatattcAATCACCAAAGGCTGGGGTTATAATACTTTACCATATCAATCCATCCTTTCAAATTGGGGCTTTCATTCTGGCTCTGGTCTTCTCTGGCCTGGATTATTATTCCAGTGGGTTTACTAATTGGTCTTTGCCTTATTTTGCCCTCAAACCTATTCGTATAATTCTGCCTGAATGAtcttttttgaataaatttatttttgttttctcttcattaaCCTTTAATATAAACCTCCTCCTGCCCTCTTACTTATGAGAAGGAAGTCCAAACTCTTCATCTGGTATGTAAGATGTCTTGTTATCTGGCCTTTGCCTTTCTTTTCAGCCTCATCTCATCTGCCTCTAAATTTTAGTCAGATCAAATTATCTGTAGTTCCCCAAGCATGTAGGGAAATATATCTCGTGCTTTCATACTCAAGCTCATAGCATCCAGGCTCCCTGATCTCctcccaaatttatttatatttccaactCAGCGTAAGATTTAGGTGCCCATTGAAGTGTTTCATGAAGTCCCCTGCCAACTTCCATGCCCACCGATGATATTATCACTGTTAGCTGCAGTGTTGTTATGAAGTTTAAAACTGATCTGGTGACTTGGAATTCCTGTATacagaattttggaaaaaaattattgtaaaacgtgtaatttttaaagatataaactatacactttttaaaaacagttgaagtataatgtatgtaaaacaaGCCACATTCATTTAAAGGGTACAATTTGATGAGCTTTgataattatcttgtttatttttggatGCACAGGTGGGCTGGAAACTGGTGTAATGTGCGGAGGCACTTTTGTTTGGTTATGGATGTCTAATAAGTTGATcaaaaaaggggagagaaaagaggaatgaCTTACGCTGTAATGATGCTGAGTTACCTTTCATAGTTATACCTATATGCCTGTGAAGACACCACCATAAtcaaatacagaacatttccatcatcacccCCCACGCCCCCAAATTTCCTCATGCTTCTCTCTAGTTTACTCCTGCTGCATTTGGTCTCAGGCAATCATTGATCTTTTTTTGTCACTataaattagtttgcattttatataaatggtatgatataatgtgtattcttttgtgtttggcttttaCTCAGTATAATGATTTTGAGGTTTATTCGTGTTGTGTATCCAGGCACATaccaatatttcattcttttttttgctgAGTAGTATTGCATAGGGTGAATGTACACgatttgtttattcatcaccTGTTGACatatatttgaattgttttcagtGTTTGACTATTGTTAAAAGCTGCCTTGAACATTTGTGAAAggtctttgtgtgaacatacactttcatttctcttgggtatacacctATGAGTAGATTGACAGTATCATATTGCAGGTATATGCTTAATTTTATAAGAAGCTCTTGAAAAATTTTCCAAAGTCATAGTATTGTTTTATGTTCCCAtgagcagtgtatgagagttcttttaaataaatgtttacctaGGTAGTTAATTTTGttgtagaaatattaaa is a window encoding:
- the RMI1 gene encoding recQ-mediated genome instability protein 1, whose translation is MSVTNIALRVETWLLATWHVKVPLMWLEACVNWIQEENENVNLSQAQMNKQVFEQWLLTDLRDLEHPILPDSILEVPKGELNGFFALQINSLVDVSQPAYSQIQKLRGKNSTNDLITAETQVTPKPWEAKPSRMLMLQLTDGIVQMQGMEYQPIPALHSHLPPGTKILIYGNISFRLGVLLLKPENVKVLGGEVDALLEDFAQEKVLGRLIGETDPIVSIIPNNSNQSIPRITDDRGLVLEPSDEELLASLDENDELAANDTSLERRCFSTGSSSNTIPTRQSGFEPGLVISPRLNEKPPNQSVHFTDGELDDFSLAEALLLEEAVQKEQVETKELQPLTLNRITDDSIERSLDKPNTPSNFSLISKNGNNWNEKNLSEQMTNEDKSFSRLSPRDHNNSVFSVNRNVSLPHNFTNKVKHSETDNKVKQTIGSSEGHSLNNKILNGEIVSYVPERSSQISNENDHHLQNCSLRSSENSTNLFIAMDLYSPPFIYLSVLMANKPKEVTTVKVKAFIVTLTGNLSSSGGIWSVTAKISDGTAYLDVDFVDEIITSLIGFSVLEMKKLKKDPLQYQKFLEGLQNCQRELIDLCCLMTISFNPSLSKVMVLALQDVNAEHLENLKKRLNK